In Methanobrevibacter arboriphilus JCM 13429 = DSM 1125, a single window of DNA contains:
- a CDS encoding DNA double-strand break repair nuclease NurA — MLESLYTEAINKKGSIIDKIKDYDNHNLDISKFWNDEKIPKNDYNLTIATGDGSKHEKKFLSFYFYAISAESLIYNDKLSKIESSYINTMPHSEFAKDRIRNYMGLFEVKNALKAIKKYDVDYYLYDGSLLGDLIRPSPLEKKIPQSLRYDILDLAEDKIKKEIEDIGEHNVKVFSNELVYKNLKNKIESIQKVGNNKGFTLENVENYLENIEKLLTLANLLKYKNKLIAISKTSTATDYFDINIPDIAIFDKYTNSQVTGYSYPPKYSHDKNNQLKREFPVENEFFKSLVFTIFYVRLEKNKNILKIELPYKANEERIKEIIGIISKDCTDGYPYLLKKAHHDVVIKKNDIEQLSKIIGIYEKSGREML, encoded by the coding sequence ATGTTAGAATCACTTTATACTGAAGCTATAAATAAAAAAGGGAGTATTATTGACAAAATTAAGGATTATGATAATCATAATCTAGATATTTCTAAATTTTGGAATGATGAGAAAATACCTAAAAATGATTATAATTTAACTATAGCTACTGGTGATGGTAGTAAACATGAAAAAAAGTTCCTTAGTTTTTATTTTTATGCTATTTCTGCAGAATCATTGATTTATAATGATAAACTTTCTAAGATAGAAAGCTCTTATATAAACACAATGCCACATAGTGAATTTGCTAAAGATAGAATTAGAAATTATATGGGTCTTTTTGAAGTAAAAAATGCATTAAAAGCTATTAAAAAATATGATGTTGATTATTATCTTTATGATGGTTCTCTTTTAGGAGATTTAATAAGGCCTTCTCCTCTTGAAAAAAAAATCCCTCAAAGTCTTCGATATGATATATTAGATTTAGCTGAGGATAAAATCAAAAAAGAAATTGAAGATATTGGAGAACATAATGTTAAAGTTTTTTCTAATGAATTAGTTTACAAGAATTTAAAAAATAAAATTGAATCTATCCAAAAAGTTGGAAATAATAAAGGATTTACTCTTGAAAATGTGGAAAATTATTTAGAAAATATAGAAAAACTTTTAACATTAGCTAATTTATTAAAATATAAAAATAAACTTATTGCTATATCTAAAACTTCTACTGCTACTGATTATTTTGATATTAATATTCCAGATATAGCTATTTTTGATAAGTATACTAATAGTCAAGTTACAGGCTATTCATATCCTCCAAAATATTCTCATGATAAGAATAATCAATTAAAAAGAGAGTTTCCTGTTGAAAATGAGTTTTTTAAAAGTTTAGTTTTTACAATATTTTATGTAAGACTAGAAAAAAATAAGAATATTTTAAAAATTGAGTTACCTTATAAAGCTAATGAAGAAAGGATTAAAGAGATTATTGGAATTATTTCTAAGGATTGTACTGATGGTTATCCTTATCTTCTTAAAAAAGCCCATCATGATGTTGTTATTAAAAAAAACGATATTGAACAGCTATCTAAGATTATTGGTATTTATGAAAAGTCAGGTAGGGAAATGCTTTAA
- a CDS encoding geranylgeranylglyceryl/heptaprenylglyceryl phosphate synthase, with protein MIVENQIKDILKSRKVHLTLIDPDEQTPEGAVEIAKAAIRGGTDGIMLGGSTVDGADVDNTAKALSKNIDLPIIIFPGNTSNVSKYADAIFFMSFLNSNNPYWIIEAQALGAHSVKKSGIEAIPMGYLVISPGGTVGWIGDAKLVPRNKPKIPAAYAMAAEALGMRFFYLEAGSGAEEHVTPEMVAYSKKATDNMVLVVGGGIRNGESAYTVAKAGADVIVTGTIVEETDNVEAKINEIVSSIRKAND; from the coding sequence ATGATAGTAGAAAATCAGATTAAAGATATATTAAAAAGTCGTAAAGTTCACTTAACTTTAATAGATCCTGATGAACAAACTCCTGAAGGAGCTGTTGAGATAGCTAAAGCAGCTATACGTGGTGGAACTGATGGTATTATGCTTGGAGGTTCTACTGTAGATGGTGCAGATGTTGATAATACTGCAAAAGCTTTATCAAAAAATATTGATCTTCCAATTATTATTTTCCCAGGAAATACTAGTAATGTAAGTAAATATGCTGATGCAATCTTTTTTATGAGTTTTTTAAATTCTAATAATCCTTATTGGATTATTGAAGCTCAAGCTCTTGGAGCTCATTCAGTTAAAAAATCTGGAATTGAAGCTATACCTATGGGATATCTGGTTATATCTCCTGGAGGTACCGTTGGTTGGATTGGTGATGCAAAACTTGTACCTCGAAATAAGCCAAAGATTCCTGCTGCTTATGCTATGGCAGCTGAAGCACTTGGAATGAGATTTTTCTATCTTGAAGCAGGTTCTGGTGCAGAAGAACATGTGACTCCTGAAATGGTTGCTTACTCTAAAAAAGCTACAGATAACATGGTTTTAGTTGTTGGTGGTGGAATTCGTAATGGTGAATCTGCTTATACTGTAGCTAAAGCTGGAGCAGATGTTATTGTCACAGGAACTATTGTTGAAGAAACTGACAATGTTGAAGCTAAAATAAATGAGATTGTTTCTAGTATTAGAAAGGCTAATGATTAA
- a CDS encoding beta strand repeat-containing protein, translating to MVNSTFINNTATTGGAIYFNTYNDYSARSTFLVNNCTFINNTATTGGAIRAYFSGNDHYFLVTNSSFTDNTATTGGAIYYNRANGGARFTVNYSNFTNNTADDGGVIYSELFGEFSVNYSNFIDNTATNGGVFYFNRPSTVNNFLIAYSNFTNNTAGEGGVIYGLFNLLRLNNLTFTMNTAINGGVIYSGGINVSVTNCSFDSNNADNGAIYNNGTLIINGSNFTVTTGGDGSWNITYTPSVVGLVDVVVSWSGNEAYFGFINTTSFNVGKGQPVLDLSVENVSYGEVPALVVNATIDGEAIADGYYDLVINSKNYNNVYFVNGVGYVSLDAFSAGISVGNYSYLVVLVASSNYNASSSAVNFTVSPAIPILSVDSVNDVFYGENVVISGRVTGVGGSIPTGSVTIHFNDGANATVSLKSDGTWTFTFNTTNTNVFVNGSGSYVVNVTYNGDNNYNITVNSGVSFSILPAVPVVIVNPVSNVTYGNNITVTGTVSGVGSVPAGNVTIHFNDGTNVTLGLNADGSWSYTFNTTNGSVFAGGVGYYIVNLVYNGDNNYTVVVNHVVSFNILPAVPVVSVDPVDDVLYGDNVTVVGNVTGVSDVDFVPTGSVTIHFNDGSNVTVDLDTDGSWSYTFNTTNGSVFAGGAGHYIVNVTYNGDNNYSNVVNDVMSFNIILVIPILSVDPVNNVTYGDNVIISGNVSGVDGVGVVPTGNVTIHFNDGSNVTVNLKSDGAWSYTFNTVDSSVFADGVGYYVVNVTYNGDNNYNSTFNSGVSFSILPATSVLIVNPVIDVVYGDNVTVSGIVTGVGVVPSGSVTIHFNDGSNVIVNLKSDGAWSYTFNTTDGSVFADGLGYYVVNVTYNGDNNYNSTVNDILGFNIVLPGVKSTNSTIIIPDNVWSGHVFNITGVLLDSDDNPLIGVSLNITIAGTLNVSSIVVTGVGGVWSYAFTPTVGVYSVIVSWKGNDAYTGFTNVTGFTVCSVSNSSIVVVPSPASVGYDAILSGVVSDEAGNPLVGVSVTIVINGNATYTRFTNSDGVWSVTYKISKDIAPGSNILVSVSWAGNGSYYGFNNETVFLALINTNSTIVVPTSPVLVNSKLFITGILTDLNNDPLRNKTIDITINGVLGHVVTGVNGDWTYGFTPTVAGLYTVVVSWNGSEYYYSGFSNTTSFIARNITNSTILVEGVFNIGNDINVSGVLTDIGGNLLVGVDLSVVINGTAYTMTTGADGKWNLNFVPKNVGVFSVIVSWAGDGTYFGFSNSTSFVVFKDDLVVGAVVGNGSLGDTVIVSLSLNERINTTSDVIIGNTTYYGVNFLNGEAVLNYIIISPYSGDLEVVFVGNAEYNSAVTYVPVVFKDLIGTKISLSSTKEGNKITVEGELKDINGNVLANQVVVLKLGDKSVNLKTNSKGVFNYTFTLSKAGNYYGSALYNGLNTSYVKYGSSIGKSNSITVNKAKLIVYTKVKSYTLVKKSGRRYRVSYKTYYVKNVGDLEGSKLYNKNFLKKHSLGRYVLSKVSKSSNVKTSYNKVNNVLKFTVKNLKPLKISKIKMKGYRKVLK from the coding sequence GTGGTAAATTCTACTTTTATTAATAATACTGCTACTACTGGTGGTGCTATTTATTTTAACACTTATAATGATTATAGTGCTCGTTCTACTTTTCTTGTGAATAATTGTACTTTTATTAATAATACTGCTACTACTGGTGGTGCTATTAGGGCTTATTTTAGTGGTAATGATCATTATTTTTTAGTTACTAATTCAAGTTTCACTGATAATACTGCAACTACTGGTGGAGCTATCTATTATAATCGTGCAAATGGAGGAGCACGTTTTACTGTAAATTATTCTAACTTTACTAATAATACTGCTGATGATGGTGGAGTTATATATTCAGAATTATTTGGTGAGTTTAGTGTAAATTATTCTAATTTCATTGATAATACTGCTACTAATGGTGGTGTTTTCTATTTTAATAGACCTAGTACAGTTAATAATTTTTTGATTGCATATTCTAATTTCACTAATAATACTGCTGGTGAGGGTGGTGTTATTTATGGTTTATTTAATTTACTTAGATTAAATAATCTAACTTTCACTATGAATACAGCTATTAATGGTGGTGTTATTTATAGTGGAGGTATTAATGTTTCTGTGACTAATTGTAGCTTTGATAGTAATAATGCTGATAATGGAGCAATTTATAATAATGGTACTTTGATTATTAATGGTTCTAATTTTACTGTGACTACTGGTGGTGATGGTAGTTGGAATATAACTTATACTCCAAGTGTTGTGGGTCTTGTTGATGTTGTTGTAAGTTGGAGTGGTAATGAGGCTTACTTTGGATTTATTAATACTACTAGTTTTAATGTAGGTAAGGGTCAGCCTGTTTTAGATCTTAGTGTGGAGAATGTTAGTTATGGTGAGGTACCTGCTTTAGTTGTTAATGCAACTATTGATGGTGAGGCTATTGCAGATGGTTATTATGATTTAGTTATTAATAGTAAAAATTATAATAATGTGTATTTTGTTAATGGTGTCGGATATGTATCTTTAGATGCGTTTTCTGCTGGTATTTCTGTTGGTAATTATAGCTACCTTGTGGTTTTAGTTGCGAGTAGTAATTATAATGCTTCAAGTTCTGCTGTGAATTTCACAGTTTCTCCTGCTATTCCTATACTTAGTGTTGATTCTGTAAATGATGTGTTTTATGGTGAAAATGTTGTTATATCTGGTAGAGTTACTGGTGTGGGAGGTAGTATTCCAACTGGTAGTGTGACTATTCATTTTAATGATGGTGCTAATGCAACTGTGAGTCTTAAATCTGATGGTACTTGGACTTTTACCTTTAATACAACAAATACTAATGTCTTTGTTAATGGTTCTGGTTCTTATGTTGTTAATGTAACCTATAATGGTGATAATAATTATAATATTACTGTTAATAGTGGTGTGAGTTTTAGTATTCTTCCTGCAGTTCCAGTTGTTATTGTTAATCCTGTAAGTAATGTGACTTATGGTAATAATATAACTGTTACTGGTACTGTATCTGGTGTTGGAAGTGTTCCAGCTGGTAATGTGACTATTCATTTCAATGATGGTACTAATGTAACTTTGGGCCTTAATGCTGATGGTAGTTGGTCTTATACTTTTAACACTACTAATGGTAGTGTTTTTGCTGGTGGTGTGGGTTATTATATTGTGAATTTGGTTTATAATGGTGATAATAATTATACTGTTGTTGTTAATCATGTTGTGAGTTTTAATATTCTTCCTGCAGTTCCGGTTGTTAGTGTTGATCCTGTTGATGATGTGCTTTATGGTGATAATGTTACTGTTGTTGGTAATGTTACTGGTGTTAGTGATGTAGATTTTGTTCCGACTGGTAGTGTGACTATTCATTTCAATGATGGTAGTAATGTTACTGTGGACCTTGATACTGATGGTAGTTGGTCTTATACTTTTAACACTACTAATGGTAGTGTTTTTGCTGGTGGTGCGGGTCATTATATTGTTAATGTGACTTATAATGGAGATAACAATTATAGTAATGTTGTTAATGATGTTATGAGTTTTAATATCATTCTTGTTATTCCAATTCTTAGTGTTGATCCTGTGAATAATGTGACTTATGGTGATAATGTTATTATTAGTGGTAATGTAAGTGGTGTTGATGGTGTAGGTGTTGTTCCGACAGGTAATGTGACTATTCATTTCAATGATGGTAGTAATGTTACTGTGAATCTTAAATCTGATGGTGCTTGGTCTTATACTTTTAACACTGTTGATAGTAGTGTTTTTGCTGATGGTGTAGGTTATTATGTTGTTAATGTGACTTACAATGGTGATAATAATTATAATAGTACTTTTAATAGTGGTGTGAGTTTTAGTATTCTTCCTGCTACTTCGGTTCTTATTGTTAATCCTGTGATTGATGTGGTTTATGGTGATAATGTTACTGTTAGTGGTATTGTTACTGGTGTAGGTGTTGTTCCGTCTGGTAGTGTGACTATACATTTCAATGATGGTAGTAATGTTATTGTGAATCTTAAATCTGATGGTGCTTGGTCTTATACTTTTAACACTACTGATGGTAGTGTTTTTGCTGATGGTCTGGGTTATTATGTTGTTAATGTGACTTACAATGGTGATAATAATTATAATAGTACTGTTAATGATATTTTAGGCTTTAATATTGTATTACCTGGTGTGAAAAGTACTAATAGTACTATTATAATTCCAGATAATGTTTGGTCTGGTCATGTGTTTAATATTACTGGTGTTCTATTGGATAGTGATGATAATCCATTGATTGGTGTTAGTCTTAATATTACAATAGCTGGAACTTTGAATGTTTCATCTATTGTTGTTACTGGTGTTGGTGGTGTTTGGAGTTATGCTTTCACTCCAACTGTTGGTGTTTATAGTGTTATTGTTAGTTGGAAGGGTAATGATGCTTATACTGGTTTTACTAATGTTACTGGTTTTACTGTGTGTAGTGTGAGTAATTCTAGTATTGTTGTTGTTCCGTCTCCTGCTAGTGTTGGTTATGATGCTATTTTAAGTGGTGTTGTGAGTGATGAAGCAGGTAATCCACTGGTTGGTGTTAGTGTTACTATTGTTATTAATGGTAATGCTACTTATACTAGGTTTACTAATAGCGATGGTGTTTGGAGTGTGACTTATAAAATTTCAAAAGATATTGCTCCGGGTTCTAATATACTGGTTAGTGTTAGTTGGGCTGGTAATGGGTCTTATTATGGATTTAATAATGAAACTGTCTTTTTAGCTTTGATTAATACTAATAGTACTATTGTTGTTCCAACTAGTCCAGTTCTTGTAAATTCAAAGCTTTTTATCACTGGTATTTTAACTGATCTTAATAATGATCCTTTGAGAAATAAAACTATTGATATTACAATAAATGGTGTTTTGGGTCATGTTGTTACTGGTGTTAATGGTGACTGGACTTATGGATTTACTCCTACTGTTGCTGGTCTTTATACTGTTGTTGTGAGTTGGAATGGATCAGAGTATTATTATTCTGGTTTTAGTAATACTACTAGTTTTATTGCTCGCAATATTACTAATTCCACTATTCTTGTAGAAGGTGTTTTTAATATTGGTAATGACATTAATGTCAGTGGTGTTTTAACTGATATTGGTGGTAATTTATTGGTTGGTGTTGATTTAAGTGTGGTTATTAATGGTACTGCTTATACTATGACTACTGGTGCTGATGGTAAATGGAATCTTAATTTTGTTCCAAAGAATGTTGGTGTGTTTAGTGTTATTGTTAGTTGGGCTGGTGATGGGACTTACTTTGGTTTTAGTAATAGTACTAGTTTTGTTGTGTTTAAGGATGATTTAGTTGTTGGTGCTGTTGTTGGAAATGGTAGTTTAGGTGATACTGTTATTGTTAGTTTATCTCTTAATGAGAGGATTAACACTACAAGTGATGTTATAATTGGTAATACTACTTATTATGGTGTTAATTTTTTAAATGGTGAGGCTGTTTTAAATTATATTATAATTAGTCCTTATTCTGGTGATTTAGAAGTTGTTTTTGTTGGTAATGCTGAGTATAATAGTGCTGTTACTTATGTTCCAGTTGTTTTTAAAGATTTAATTGGAACTAAAATTAGTTTAAGCTCAACAAAGGAGGGTAATAAGATTACTGTTGAAGGTGAGCTTAAAGATATTAATGGTAATGTTTTAGCTAATCAGGTGGTTGTTTTAAAGCTTGGTGATAAATCTGTGAATCTTAAGACAAACAGTAAAGGTGTTTTTAATTATACTTTCACTTTATCTAAGGCAGGTAATTATTATGGTAGTGCTTTGTATAATGGTTTGAATACAAGTTATGTTAAATATGGTTCTTCTATTGGTAAGTCTAATTCTATTACTGTTAATAAAGCTAAACTGATTGTTTATACTAAAGTTAAGTCTTATACTCTTGTTAAGAAGTCTGGTAGGCGTTATCGTGTGAGTTATAAGACTTATTATGTTAAGAATGTTGGTGATTTGGAGGGTTCTAAGCTTTATAATAAGAATTTCTTGAAAAAACATTCTTTAGGTAGGTATGTTTTGAGTAAGGTTAGTAAATCTAGTAATGTGAAAACAAGTTATAATAAGGTTAATAATGTTTTGAAATTCACTGTTAAGAATCTCAAACCTCTTAAAATATCTAAAATTAAAATGAAAGGATATAGGAAAGTTCTTAAATAA